The Engystomops pustulosus chromosome 9, aEngPut4.maternal, whole genome shotgun sequence genome includes a window with the following:
- the LOC140077208 gene encoding carbonic anhydrase 1-like, producing the protein MLRLVCVGVLYLILGCQAAGDWCYEHAECAPETWAVHYPLCGLNSQSPINILTSQVKESRTLGPINIYGSSRSTTGVVTNNGHTVEVVLDTVYQLSGAGLPDVYQMAGLHFHFGNLQLGNEGSEHLIDGNAFPLEAHFVFYNTKYADLATAKANEDGLAVVGVLFKIGESNADLDNLISVLPNVDHKGDTATTSINLEKMLPNTVSNYYKYQGSLTTPPCSENVAWHLISSPLDISISQYEAIVSSLYFTTSDSVEQSPMVNNYRPPQPLNGRTVFKYSDGLSTNM; encoded by the exons CACCCGAAACATGGGCAGTGCACTACCCATTATGTGGACTAAATTCCCAGTCTCCCATCAACATCCTAACCTCACAAGTTAAAGAAAGTCGTACTTTGGGACCTATTAATATTTATGGATCTTCTAGGAGCACCACAGGTGTAGTCACCAACAATGGACATACAG TTGAGGTGGTCTTGGATACAGTGTATCAGCTAAGTGGTGCTGGACTTCCAGATGTCTACCAAATGGCTGGTCTTCACTTCCATTTTGGGAACCTACAATTAGGTAATGAAGGATCAGAGCATCTTATAGATGGCAACGCCTTCCCACTAGAG GCTCATTTTGTGTtctacaataccaaatatgctgaTCTCGCAACAGCAAAGGCGAATGAGGATGGCCTGGCTGTAGTTGGAGTGCTCTTTAAA ATTGGTGAAAGTAATGCAGATCTTGACAACTTAATCAGCGTCCTCCCTAATGTTGACCACAAAG gagacACAGCAACAACTTCCATTAATTTAGAAAAAATGCTCCCTAATACTGTGTCCAATTATTATAAGTACCAGGGGTCCCTCACCACCCCTCCATGCTCAGAGAACGTGGCCTGGCATTTGATAAGCTCTCCTCTGGATATCAGCATTTCTCAG TATGAAGCTATTGTTTCTTCACTATACTTTACAACAAGCGACTCTGTAGAGCAAAGCCCTATGGTTAACAACTACAGGCCACCCCAGCCACTTAACGGAAGAACTGTGTTTAAGTACTCAGATGGTCTTTCAACTAATATGTAA